Genomic segment of Tolypothrix sp. PCC 7712:
CAGGGTGGAAATTAGAACAGTCTAACTTAGTCTTTAGTCGGAAATTCAACAAATCATAGCTAGGTTCCCCATTTGGATGACTTGCCCTTGGTGGAATATCGAGTGCTTCGATTGGACAACCGCCAATTGTGGAATCTGGAGTTACTCTAAAATTCAAAAAAGGTAACTCAAGGTGCTTGACTACAATATTCCGCAAATTACGAGAATGCTGAATAACAAGCTCCACTTCAACTTCGATCGCAGCTAGCAACTCCATGTTCTCTACACTTAGATCCTCAACATTGATACTTCTACTAATAGCCATAACTTTTTGGGCATTTGGTGCATTTTTATGTACCAGTTTAAGCCCTACTATTTAAAACCCAATCACAGTCGCTTCTAGCAGTTCACTTGCGAATGAAACTAGCAGACCACTGATTGAAAAATATACAGTATCAGGTTGAATATCTGCCCAATTATCGGGTAAAGCTTCCATTAAATTAATACTGAAAGTGAAAGCACAATTTATTTGAGTTAAGTAAGTCAGTTAAGTAACTGAGTTGCTTAACTACTCAATATTAATTTCTTCAAATGCTTGCTCTAGAAGGATTCTCAGAATTTCTGATTTCTTTCTACCAGTTCGATTAGCGAGGTTAGTTAGCTTTTTGTGCATATCTGGAGACAAATCCAAACTAACTCGAATAGGTTTTTCTTGACGGGGTGAATCCTTAGTTAATTTGTCTAATAAGTCACTTGATTCTTTTTCTAAATTCTGCTCTGACTGTCTAGGTTTTTTAGAATCATCCGCAGGTTTACCATTTTCTTCTTCTCTACCAAAGATAAATTTATCAAGTTTCTCGTTTAATGGTTTTCGTTTATTAGTCATTTAAGTAAACTCCAAATTTCTTGGCATAAGGAATCAAATTCTTCGGCAGCTTCTTTAGCCCCTTTCATTGACCAAACAGTTGTATCTTGAGAAAAAGAATCAGCAATAGCTTGTCGATTGTGAATTACAGTTTTTAATAAGTTGACCCCTGGTATTTCATTTAAAAAAGCCAGTGCTTCATTTTTTAGCCGAGTATTTTTAGCAGCACGAGAAAGAAATATTGCAGGCAGAGGTAAACCACCAGATATTTTTTGGGCTGATTTAATTAAGCGAATTGCCTCACTTGCAGAATGTAAATCTAATCCTGTTGGTTGAATCGGAGTTACTGAGACATTTGATAAACATAAAATTGCGCGTGTTGATTCAGTAACATTCGGCGCTCCATCTACAACTACAAACGCATAGTTTTCTGCCAAAACTGGCAGTTGTTCAATTAAGTCATTTGCATCAATAATTTTGGATGTCGGGATGACATTAGCAAGGGCGGACATCCAAAAAGAACCACTCGCTTGAGCATCAGCATCAATGAAATGGACTTTTTTACGTTTTCTATGCAGCCAAAAAGCAAAATGCACGGCAGCAGTAGTCTTGCCGCATCCTCCTTTTTGATTACAAAACGAGATCACTGGCATTTAAGGAACTCAATTACTTAACTTATTTGAGTATAAGCGTCAGCAATGTCAGATGCTATACATTTGTGAACAATGGGCTTCACCAATAGGTGAGATGTACTAATAATCATTTGATTAACTTAATTACTTAACTTAGTTACTTAATTAAGTTCTATATATAGAGTAAAGGCAATGATATTGAAGGTAATATGAATATTTTATTTATGAATATCAGTATAAGTAAGAAATAAAAGTAAGAAAAAGTTTGATAACTAAGCTGAAAAGCTTTGTTGACAAGGGTTTGGAGAGGAGCGACCGCGCAAGGAAGTTGCGACATAATGGCTCTCACAAACCTTATAGGTAAAGATATTGAGCGAACTAATCAAATTTTTCTTAACTCAGTTTCTTACTTGCAACAAAATCTATAAGTAATTGATTGATTATTGATAGTAAAGCATAGGTTTATTTCTATATAGAACTGATACTAATATTTAAGAAGATTTAAGAACTCGTTGCAATTAGGCGGCGATAGCGGCAACGAGTTCGTCTTTCAACACGACTCATCGACTAAAACCCCTAGAACGAAGCGCGAGTTTTCAAATCGCCGCTTCATTGACTTGTTAGCTGGCTGGCAACCGTCAACCAATTCAAAAATTATGATAGAAACTCTAGAACTAGCTGATTGAATTTTTGTGGATGCTCGATTGGACTCCAATGACCGCACTCTTCAATAATCTCCAACTGAGCATTAGAAATAATCTTAACGGCATTCTGAGCATGGATTACAGGAACCATCGGATCTTGTCTGCCCCAAATAATTAGGGTCGGAACCTCGATAGTATGCAATCTGTCAGCAATTGACTGATAGAATTGCCCCCAGATATTAAAGTTTGAACGACCTAGATTTAATGTTGCTTCTGCTGCTCCTGGAAGCGTTGCCATTTGATAAAACTCTTCGACAATTTCATCAGTGATTAGTTTTGAGTCGTACACTGCCTGTTTACACAACATCGCTACACCTGATTTGCTTGGTGAACTAAACAACTTAGCTAAACCAGGAATTGTGGTAACTCGAAGCAGAAAATTAAGTTCTTTCCCTAGACCCGCACTGCCAACCAGAATTAGTCGCTCAACTAATTGTGGGAAGTTCAACGTTAAAGTGAGTGCTACTCCACCGCCCGCAGAAGTTCCAATCAAATTTGCCTTGGGTATCTCTAAAACCTTCATGAAATCTCGCGTGAACTGAGCCATGAAGTCAAAGGTGTAATGAGCAGCATCGGGTTTATCGGAACGACCTGCACCCACCATATCAAACGCATAAACGCGATGATGTTTGGCTAATTCAAGGATATTGTACTTCCACAACTCAATGTAGCCGCCACCACCATGAAGCAAAATGACCGTGCTGCCTGAATCTCCCGCTTGCCAATATCGGGTATTTACAGAGCCGACTTTGACATACTGATCTTGCAATTGTTCAGCTTGATTCATCTCAACCTTACCAAACTGTAACTTGGACTTCAATTTCTTCTGTCTCAAAATTTCACTGTTGCAGTTTCAGTATGGCTTGTAAAGTAATACCAATGAAATGTAATAGTTTTTACGGTCAAAACTGTGCTAAAAATCGCCATTGGTTCTCAATTCTGTCCCCTGCATTGTTTATAAGGATAATCCTCTATCTCTAGTTCTTGATTGCTGTTGTTCTTGCTCTATATAGTCAAGCAATATCTGCTCGGCTTTTTGCCAAGTCTCAATATCTGACGGCTTTACTTCACCTATATTCACTATGGAATACTCAATCTCACTTTGAGGGTTACGGTTGACTTGGACACGAAATACCTCACCTCGTTCATCATGAGTAAACACTAATTCTCTACCCTGTTTTGACAGAGTAGAGTGTTTAAACTTCAGGCTATCTTTACCAGTATCTTCGATTAAGTGATTGATTAACTCCACACCTACGGGGACAGCTATAGCTAATAATTCTTGTTTTAATTGCTGTTGTTCTACTCGTTGTCCTTCAGGTGATGGTTGCTGTTTGGCTAACTGATTTTTAGCAATCAATACTAATGCTCTGGCTTCTTCTTGATTCCAATTAGCAGGGCTGGCTTTGAGTATTTCTGCAACTTCTGGGTCGGTTTTCCCATCTTTTATGGCTCTGACCGCTACTTGTTTATCTCTGTCTGTGACCAATTCCTTCTCTAATTCTAGGCTGTAATGCCTGTATAACTCTAATGATTGACCCTGGGTTATTGGGGCTTTAATTGACGGTATAGCCTCGGATTGTTTGGGGATTATTTCCTGATTATCTGTAGTTATATTAGATGTTTTTTGCTCTATTATTGGCTGATTAATTCGCGGAATTGGGGCTGATTCTATGAGGTCAATGAGGCGTTTAATTTCTGCGTCATCTCGTAATGGTTGATAATTTACGCCTAATTCTGTCTGAAGTTTACTAAATGAGCATTTGTATTTATTGAGATTACCTCCCTGTTTCCACAGTAGTCGGGGCGAACCATCTTCATTAACTGAGCCGATATCAATACCAAACTTAATGCCTCTGACTCCGCCATTATTGTAATAACTAATGATGGCTTTGACTTGATGCTCTGACCATAATCGCTCAATAAACTCTGGCATTGTGGGTTTATTCACTGCTACTTTTTCAATCGCTCGGCGCATTATTTCTTCACCAGGAAGCCCCATACTCTCGACCCGTTCCAGTTGGTTTCGAGTCATAGCTTTCCGTTTACTTTCCCAACTACTCTGTACTGGAGTTAGCTGAAATTCTCGCTCTAACAGTCGGGCTGAGTGTTCCGAATGGGCGTAATTATTCCAGGTACGAATGGATTTACCGTCTAGGTTATTGACTCTAGATGCAACGATGTGGGTGTGGTCGTGTTTTTTGTCTGAGTGTCGGGCTATGAAAAAGTCATAGGCTGGTAGTTCTGTTTCTATAAATTCATCAACTAGCTGGTTTAACTTGGTGTCAGATATCCTTTTATCAGGTTGTTTGACTTGGGCTTCATCACCTTTTAGCCGTGATAGCACAATGACATTTGCAAAGTGACGTTGAGAAAGATTAGCTAATTCGTCATCATTTAAATCTCTGTCAATTTTCGGTACACTGAGCATAAGGTGATAACAGGGGTCTTTTAGTTGGGGGTTGAGGTGGGCTGATAGGGTGAACTGCTCTACTAATTTATCGGTGATTCTCCCGTACATATTGCCGCCAATAATCTGGGCTTTCTCTTTCTCTAGTACGTATTTGGTAGTGCCACGAAATGATTTATTGGCTTTAATTTTGGTAATCATTTCGCTAATCCTCGTCTGGTATTGGCTGAGATAGGCTGGCGTGAGTTTCTTCTAATAGGGCTATTAGTTCTTTGATTGTTTGCAGATATTCTTTGACGTTACTGGTGAGAGGTTGGCTACCAATCTTTACTGCTTCGTTGATGGCTTTGGTTTGTTGGTTGAGGTTATTCCCAATTTTTTTTAGTTCGTAGATAGTCTGTCTGTTGACTTCAGGGATAGTCAATTTTGGTTGGGGTAAAGGGTAATCAAATAATCTCGCTCTAATATAGTCACTCTGCACCACTCCATTGCATCGTTGTTCTAGCCTAGTTTTTTCGGCAGTGCTTACCCTAAAGGTAATGGTTATTTCTCTCTTTGTATCTGGCTCTACTATCCGATTACTTAGTGCGTCAGCTAGTTGATTACTCAGGTTGGTGCGTGGGTTTGGCTGCATAACTGGGACTTTTTATATTTGAATTTTTATTTTTTAACCGGGTGATTTGCTGTAGCTGCTATGGCACGAAGTGCCGCGCAGGTAGGCGAATCACCCGGAACTTTTTGGACTCCTTTACCCCTTGACAATACCTCTTTAAAGGGGGTTTGGGGGACACCCCCAACAAGCAATGAACGCCTCTTTTACCGCAGGTAAAAGCAGCGCGGAGCGCGTTAAGGCGTATTGCTTGCCTCTGTCTTCGCGACGGGGTTGGGGTAACGAGAACCACGGGGCTACACGCGGATTTGGGGGAGTACGTGACTGTGGGACACTGCGGGTAAAGTGGATGTGCTGCCCTGTGTAACTGGAGTCATGGTCTGTTAAACAATCTGGTGAGAGATGGGATTCTGCTGGGCTTTAATGACGCTGTTACTGCTTTTTTACACTAGTCTACTGTACTTATCGAGTAACTTCTTTTTGTTTCTTTTCGTCACATGACAACAAGAATCTTAAAGTTTCTTGTGAGAGAGTTTTCTTACAATGGGATAATTTGTTACTAACTAAAATTAGGGTGTAGAAGCTAGGAGTTAGAGAATAGGGTGTGGGCTATAGAGAAAAGTGCATCAAATCATCTTTTTTTTTACACCCTGTGCCGTTACCTACATGGTTAAATCCCATCATTGAATTGAGGGGAATTCCTACACCCTACACCCTATACCCCACACCCTCATTAACCTAACTATGCCCCGTAAACCTAAAGCTGTTCCTTTATCCAAAGTAGAAGATATCCAAGCTAGTCTTAAACAAAAGGCGGCTACTCCGAAAACTATCAGTCTGGAAGAGTTGGTTAAAAGTTTGGCTAAACCTATTCAGGATATGTTGGACGCTGGCTACTCCTATGAGGATGTTGCTGAGGTTTTCAAGGGGCATAGTGTGGAACTAGCGGCTAGTGGTATTAAGAGTTTTCATAAAAGGGCATTAGCATCTACTGCGTCAAACAACAGTCATCCTGAGTCTACTGCTACTGTTTCTGATTCAAACTCTGACTCTGATTTAACTTCTGTAGACACTGCAACTAATGATGGTGTCTCACCGATTGAGTCAGATGTAAATTCAGATGGTTTATCGGCAGACTCTGCTGTTGAGTTATCACATGAATCTAAACCTCAAACTACTAAAAGGAAAAAAGCTGGGACTAAGACTCAATCCCAGTTCAATATCACTGATAGGAGTGATTTATGAAACGCATTGTGATGATTTTGGGCGGTAAGGGCGGTACTGGTAAGACTGCTTTTACTCGTTTACTTTTGGATGTAATGCATTCGTTGGGAATTAATTATCTAGCTTATGATGCTGATACGGAGAATCCAGAACTCTATGAGTATTATCAAAGTTTTGGCTCTGGTGTCCGGTTGTTAAACTTTATCGAAGTGGCTGAAGCGAAGAGATTTTTTACGGAAGTAAAAGCCGATACTCCTGATGTGGTTGTGGTAGATATGCCAGGGGCTAGCGGGAATAAAACTAGAGAGATTATTGGGAAGTTTGGGTTGTTTAAGATTGCTGGGGATTTGGGTTATCGGGTGACTCTGGTGACGGTGTTGAATTTGGGTTATTCAGTGATTACTAGCTTGAAGGCAATGTTGGAGTTCTGCGGTAATCAGGCTGATTATGTGGTGGTAAAGAATCTGTGTTGGGATAAGGGGTTGGGTTTTCTACGTTGGGAGAATAGCAAGACTAGGGCAACTATATCAGAGTTACAAGGCATTGAGATTGAGATGCCTGAGTTGGAGTATTCAACTTTTGATATGTTGATTGAGAAGGGTCTGCCTTATTCGGCGGCGACGGAAGAGAATGGTTTTCCGTTTGGGGATTATCTACTGGTGAGTGGGTTTTTGGATCTGGCTAAACCTGAGATTGAAAAGGCTGAGGTTTATTTAGGGTTGCAGACATCTCAGAGTAATAAGCCAGAGAAGCAGGAAACTACGTCATCAAAAGCAAAGGCTTCAGGCCAGTCAAAAGTAACTGTGTCTTCTTCTCGTCGGGGTCAGAAGAAAGCTACTGAGTAATGACGGTAATAGCAATGACGGATAGATAAGAAATCAGAGGTTTGGGCTTGATATAGGGTCAGGCTTTGGCTACACCATGCCCCAAAAAAGTAATCTTGGTACGTGAGTTATGAATAATAGCAACGGCAAGAATAATAACAACTCCTCTACTGCAAATAACAATTCAGTAGAGTTCAGTGAATTAGGAGAAGTTAAAACGGCACTGGGCAGATTATATAAGGAATTTGAAAGTTTTAAGCAGTCGCAAAAAACTGAACGCGAAAGGGATAGGGCGGAGTTACAAGCATGGGCACAGACGAATCTTATTCAGAATCAACTTCTCAGCAAGGCGATGGTGACTATCGAAATGCTGACGACGGAATTGAAGACTCAGAATCTCTCCTCCAACGAGTTAGAGAAGAACAATGCAGATTTAATGCAGCAATTGACTCTCTTCATGTCGCAGTTACAGAATACTCCCACATCGTCGCCCATGTTAGAGAACTTAGAGTTCAAAGGACTGAGGAGCGAAGTCGCCGCGCTCAAGTCGAATTGGAACGACCTAGTGAGTCACACGAACAGGTTGACTACAGTGATTCAAGAGTTGAGGAATACTCCACCTCCGAAACCTATCACGATAGAGAAAGAGGTTTATCGCTCTGAACCTATCAGTAAATATGGCACGATTGGCATGTTTACAGCTTTTTCTACTTTGTCGATTTTTTTTATTCTTAATCTGTTTATTCCGGTGAGGATATCAGACGATATCCACGACTATTTACAAGCTATTTGGCAGCGTACTGGCTTTACTAATACCAAGCTACAGCGGGTTGAACGCTATCTTGGTACTGACCCTAAGCGGAGAAAATAAGCTAGGGGATCTGAGGAGGCTCTTGAGGCTGGGGGGGAAAGAAACTTACTGTTTAATGGCTCTTCTCTCCCCCCGCTCCCCCTGCTACCCCAGCTCCCCCTGCTCGCCTTAACAGATAAATTTCTTAACCAAGTCGGGGGGTCAAGGAGCCGCGAGATGTTATCAAAGGGAGTTAATGCCTGAGTTAATGCCTTGTGGTTCCTGCTTTATCTGTGTTGAGTTTACTTGATTGTCCAATGGATCTGTTATCTCTATAGATACCGTTAGTGGACGTTTATCTGGTGGGGTGACTTGGGTAAATTGGGGTGAATCTTTGGCTAACCAATAACGGAAAATAGCATCGCGTCCATCATCGTCACCAACCACACGGTAAATTCGCTGGCGTTCGCCGCTGCCATCTCGACCGAGATATTCTAGTTTAAGTCCTATCTTTTTGAGCAAGCGCCGCAAAATTACAACTGGGCTATCTTGGTCATTTAGGGTAATACCTAGCACGGTTTTTACTTGCCACTTAAAGTGCAGCGCATGGTTAGCCATTGTGATTAAATCCTCATCATTTCCCCGCAGTTCTCGGTCAGTGGGGAGAAAATTAGGGATGCCTAACACTTCTAATGCTGTAATGATTAAACCAAGTTGACCGCCGTTAAAATCTGGTAGCCAGGCGCTTTTAGCTTGCAGCATTTTTTCACCTAACTGTCGGTCTCGTTCGCTGACAAATTTTCTGCCAACTGTCAGATAATAATGTAGTTTTAGTTGGGGGTAGTAGCCGTCATCGTCCTTTGCTACTAGTTTGGGGGTAATGTCTACACCGTAACGTTGCTGTAAATTATATTTACGTTCTTGGTAGCGTTCTGAAGTGGTTTTTGTGCGTTGCTGTTGCAGTGCCTCATATTTGGTTTTAGTCATTTCCTCTATGTCA
This window contains:
- a CDS encoding alpha/beta fold hydrolase gives rise to the protein MNQAEQLQDQYVKVGSVNTRYWQAGDSGSTVILLHGGGGYIELWKYNILELAKHHRVYAFDMVGAGRSDKPDAAHYTFDFMAQFTRDFMKVLEIPKANLIGTSAGGGVALTLTLNFPQLVERLILVGSAGLGKELNFLLRVTTIPGLAKLFSSPSKSGVAMLCKQAVYDSKLITDEIVEEFYQMATLPGAAEATLNLGRSNFNIWGQFYQSIADRLHTIEVPTLIIWGRQDPMVPVIHAQNAVKIISNAQLEIIEECGHWSPIEHPQKFNQLVLEFLS
- a CDS encoding AAA family ATPase gives rise to the protein MPVISFCNQKGGCGKTTAAVHFAFWLHRKRKKVHFIDADAQASGSFWMSALANVIPTSKIIDANDLIEQLPVLAENYAFVVVDGAPNVTESTRAILCLSNVSVTPIQPTGLDLHSASEAIRLIKSAQKISGGLPLPAIFLSRAAKNTRLKNEALAFLNEIPGVNLLKTVIHNRQAIADSFSQDTTVWSMKGAKEAAEEFDSLCQEIWSLLK
- a CDS encoding ribbon-helix-helix protein, CopG family, with protein sequence MTNKRKPLNEKLDKFIFGREEENGKPADDSKKPRQSEQNLEKESSDLLDKLTKDSPRQEKPIRVSLDLSPDMHKKLTNLANRTGRKKSEILRILLEQAFEEINIE
- a CDS encoding relaxase/mobilization nuclease domain-containing protein, with the translated sequence MITKIKANKSFRGTTKYVLEKEKAQIIGGNMYGRITDKLVEQFTLSAHLNPQLKDPCYHLMLSVPKIDRDLNDDELANLSQRHFANVIVLSRLKGDEAQVKQPDKRISDTKLNQLVDEFIETELPAYDFFIARHSDKKHDHTHIVASRVNNLDGKSIRTWNNYAHSEHSARLLEREFQLTPVQSSWESKRKAMTRNQLERVESMGLPGEEIMRRAIEKVAVNKPTMPEFIERLWSEHQVKAIISYYNNGGVRGIKFGIDIGSVNEDGSPRLLWKQGGNLNKYKCSFSKLQTELGVNYQPLRDDAEIKRLIDLIESAPIPRINQPIIEQKTSNITTDNQEIIPKQSEAIPSIKAPITQGQSLELYRHYSLELEKELVTDRDKQVAVRAIKDGKTDPEVAEILKASPANWNQEEARALVLIAKNQLAKQQPSPEGQRVEQQQLKQELLAIAVPVGVELINHLIEDTGKDSLKFKHSTLSKQGRELVFTHDERGEVFRVQVNRNPQSEIEYSIVNIGEVKPSDIETWQKAEQILLDYIEQEQQQSRTRDRGLSL
- a CDS encoding plasmid mobilization protein; translation: MQPNPRTNLSNQLADALSNRIVEPDTKREITITFRVSTAEKTRLEQRCNGVVQSDYIRARLFDYPLPQPKLTIPEVNRQTIYELKKIGNNLNQQTKAINEAVKIGSQPLTSNVKEYLQTIKELIALLEETHASLSQPIPDED